The following coding sequences lie in one Deltaproteobacteria bacterium genomic window:
- a CDS encoding metallophosphoesterase family protein, with product MKIGVISDTHLMQPIQMLEELIAGPFKETEMILHAGDITELVVLESFGEKEILAVCGNMDSPAVRIKLPAQRTFPAGKFQIGLIHGWGRPQGIEERIRREFGQLDCIVFGHTHTPSQTRREGVLFFNPGAFATGLYAPKKSVGLLDVGETISGQVIYL from the coding sequence ATGAAAATCGGGGTCATCTCAGATACGCATCTAATGCAGCCTATTCAGATGCTTGAGGAGCTTATCGCCGGCCCTTTCAAAGAGACAGAAATGATCCTGCATGCCGGGGATATTACTGAACTCGTGGTCCTGGAGTCCTTTGGCGAAAAAGAAATCCTGGCGGTTTGCGGCAATATGGATTCTCCGGCCGTGCGGATAAAGTTACCTGCCCAACGCACTTTCCCTGCCGGAAAGTTCCAAATCGGACTGATCCATGGCTGGGGGAGACCGCAAGGTATTGAAGAGCGGATCCGAAGAGAGTTTGGCCAACTGGATTGCATTGTGTTCGGCCACACCCACACTCCTTCTCAAACCCGACGGGAAGGGGTTTTGTTCTTCAACCCCGGAGCATTTGCGACCGGCCTTTACGCCCCCAAGAAAAGCGTTGGTTTACTGGATGTGGGGGAGACAATCTCGGGGCAGGTTATTTACTTATGA
- a CDS encoding acetyl-CoA carboxylase carboxyltransferase subunit alpha, with protein sequence MAIYYLDFEKPIAEIDKKIKELRAFSYHPDGKVTEEIAHLEKRLQKVLSKIYANLTRWQKTQLSRHFNRPTCLDYIERLFTDFMELHGDRKFSDDPAIVGGLAHFQDESVMVIGHQRGRTVNEKVARNFGMPHPEGYRKSWRLMKMAEQFEKPLITMIDTPGAYPGQGAEERGQAEAIAENLQAMATLKVPILSVVIGEGGSGGALALGVGDRILMLENATYSVISPEGCAAILWKSETEKERAAEALKGTATDLRELGVIDEIVPEPLGGAHRDVEAAAKILSAILIRHLKALKEIPVGELVEKRYEKYRRMGQTSKG encoded by the coding sequence ATGGCCATTTATTATTTAGATTTTGAGAAACCAATCGCCGAGATCGATAAAAAAATCAAAGAACTACGTGCCTTCTCCTATCATCCCGACGGAAAGGTCACCGAAGAAATTGCCCACCTGGAAAAACGCCTCCAGAAGGTATTGAGTAAAATTTATGCCAACCTCACCCGCTGGCAAAAAACCCAACTTTCCCGGCATTTCAACCGGCCTACTTGCTTGGATTACATTGAACGTCTCTTCACGGATTTTATGGAACTCCACGGGGACCGCAAGTTTAGCGACGATCCCGCCATAGTCGGGGGACTGGCCCATTTCCAGGATGAATCGGTCATGGTCATTGGCCACCAGAGGGGACGCACAGTAAACGAGAAAGTGGCCCGGAATTTCGGGATGCCCCACCCCGAGGGTTACCGGAAATCCTGGCGCTTGATGAAAATGGCTGAACAGTTCGAGAAACCCTTAATTACCATGATCGATACCCCAGGGGCCTATCCCGGACAGGGAGCCGAAGAAAGAGGGCAGGCTGAGGCCATCGCGGAGAACTTACAGGCCATGGCCACCCTCAAGGTACCCATCCTATCCGTGGTTATCGGGGAAGGAGGCAGTGGGGGAGCCTTGGCCCTGGGAGTGGGGGATCGTATCCTCATGCTGGAAAACGCCACCTATTCGGTCATCTCACCAGAAGGTTGTGCCGCTATCCTATGGAAGAGCGAAACGGAAAAAGAGAGAGCTGCGGAGGCTTTGAAAGGGACTGCTACCGACCTTCGGGAACTGGGGGTGATTGACGAAATTGTCCCTGAACCTTTGGGGGGTGCCCACCGGGATGTTGAAGCCGCGGCAAAAATTCTTTCGGCAATCCTGATTCGCCATTTAAAGGCCCTAAAGGAGATTCCCGTCGGAGAGCTGGTAGAGAAAAGATACGAGAAATACCGCCGTATGGGGCAGACCTCTAAGGGATAA
- a CDS encoding UPF0280 family protein, with the protein MDLRSDGKIRGYQERNYRNLLLDQGLISFQVKVKETDLYIRAAQDLQQSAFQSILRYRYQLEKYISQHPEFFRSMVPLAADEFAPPIVKEMIRAAQLAGVGPMAAVAGAMAESVGQDLLQESPEVIVENGGDIFLLSAKESRVGIFANTSPLSFRVGLRIPAVSHGWGVCTSSGTVGPSLSLGRADAVCVLSPSAALADAAATAVGNLVGSPSDLPRGLEKAKTIPGLTGTVIIIGDRLGAWGDIELIEI; encoded by the coding sequence ATGGATTTAAGGTCTGACGGCAAAATCCGGGGATATCAAGAGCGAAATTACCGTAACCTTCTCCTGGACCAAGGGTTAATTTCTTTTCAGGTAAAAGTAAAGGAAACGGACCTTTATATTCGAGCCGCCCAAGACCTCCAGCAATCGGCCTTCCAGTCTATCCTTCGCTACCGCTACCAGCTCGAAAAATATATATCCCAACATCCGGAGTTTTTCCGATCCATGGTTCCCCTGGCGGCTGATGAATTTGCTCCACCCATCGTCAAGGAAATGATCCGGGCGGCGCAACTGGCTGGAGTAGGGCCCATGGCGGCTGTGGCCGGGGCAATGGCTGAGTCTGTGGGCCAAGACCTTCTGCAGGAATCACCGGAAGTGATTGTAGAGAACGGCGGGGATATTTTTCTTCTTTCGGCCAAAGAATCAAGAGTGGGCATTTTTGCGAACACTTCTCCGTTAAGCTTTCGGGTAGGCCTCCGTATTCCCGCGGTAAGCCACGGGTGGGGAGTTTGCACCTCTTCGGGTACAGTTGGCCCTTCCCTTAGCTTGGGTCGGGCGGATGCGGTCTGCGTCCTTTCGCCTTCGGCGGCACTGGCCGATGCAGCAGCTACGGCCGTGGGAAACCTTGTTGGCTCTCCGTCAGACCTGCCCCGCGGATTGGAAAAAGCAAAGACTATCCCAGGTCTAACCGGAACGGTGATCATCATTGGAGATAGGCTAGGCGCCTGGGGGGATATTGAATTGATTGAAATATAA